One part of the Bacillus sp. FJAT-27916 genome encodes these proteins:
- the queC gene encoding 7-cyano-7-deazaguanine synthase QueC, with translation MKLSNKAIVVFSGGQDSTTCLFWALEKFDEVIAVTFDYGQRHHLELECASDIARELGIEHHILDMSLLNQLAPNALTREDIAITEDENGLPSTFVEGRNMLFLTFAGILAKTKGASHLVTGVCETDFSGYPDCRDVFIKSLNVTMNLAMDFPFVVHTPLMWLDKSETWELADTFGKLEYIRTKTLTCYNGIIGDGCGECPSCKLRQNGLDIYQKRKMVNAQ, from the coding sequence ATGAAATTGAGTAATAAAGCTATTGTTGTTTTCAGCGGAGGCCAGGATTCAACGACCTGTCTGTTTTGGGCGCTGGAAAAATTCGATGAAGTGATTGCCGTTACATTCGACTATGGACAGCGTCATCATTTAGAGCTGGAATGTGCTTCAGACATCGCCCGCGAGCTTGGGATTGAACATCACATTTTAGATATGTCCCTATTAAACCAGCTTGCTCCAAATGCCCTCACGAGAGAGGATATTGCCATAACCGAAGATGAAAATGGACTGCCGTCTACTTTTGTGGAAGGACGGAACATGCTGTTTCTCACCTTCGCGGGTATCCTGGCAAAAACAAAAGGAGCCAGCCATCTCGTAACAGGTGTCTGTGAAACGGACTTCAGCGGGTATCCGGATTGCCGCGATGTATTCATCAAGTCCCTCAATGTCACGATGAATCTTGCCATGGACTTCCCCTTTGTCGTCCATACACCCCTAATGTGGCTCGACAAATCAGAAACGTGGGAGCTCGCTGATACCTTCGGCAAGCTTGAATATATCCGAACGAAAACATTAACCTGCTACAACGGCATAATCGGTGATGGATGTGGTGAATGCCCGTCCTGTAAGCTGAGACAAAACGGACTAGATATCTATCAAAAAAGGAAAATGGTGAATGCACAATGA
- the queF gene encoding preQ(1) synthase, with translation MNHEGRDAAELDGVTLLGNQGTKYPYTYDPSILEIFDNKHNDNDYWVKFNCPEFTSLCPITGQPDFATIYISYIPGPKMVESKSLKLYLFSFRNHGDFHEDCMNIIMKDLIKLMDPKYIEVWGKFTPRGGISIDPYCNYGKPGTKFEEMAMHRLMNHDMYPEKIDNR, from the coding sequence ATGAATCATGAAGGAAGAGATGCAGCAGAACTAGATGGCGTTACCTTGCTTGGAAATCAAGGGACAAAATATCCATACACGTATGATCCATCCATATTAGAGATCTTCGACAATAAGCATAATGATAATGACTACTGGGTGAAATTCAATTGTCCTGAATTCACAAGCCTATGCCCGATTACAGGCCAGCCTGACTTCGCAACAATTTACATCAGCTACATCCCAGGACCCAAAATGGTTGAAAGTAAATCGTTGAAGCTCTATCTTTTCAGCTTCCGCAATCATGGCGATTTCCATGAGGACTGTATGAATATCATCATGAAGGATCTTATTAAGCTAATGGATCCCAAGTACATTGAAGTCTGGGGCAAATTCACCCCGCGCGGCGGCATTAGCATCGACCCGTATTGCAACTACGGTAAGCCTGGTACAAAATTTGAGGAAATGGCTATGCACCGCCTGATGAATCATGATATGTATCCGGAGAAGATTGATAATCGATAA
- a CDS encoding TIGR01777 family oxidoreductase, translating into MSKRVVLAGGTGFIGQYFEKKYREEGYDIVIISRQEPHINWNDREGILEAVDGASLVINLAGKSVNCRYNERNKKEILNSRIDTTLIIGETIEKCEKPPALWINSSTATIYRHAEDRPMTEDHGEEGEGFSVNVGKRWEEVFFCFNLPSTRQAALRITIALGKDGGVIPVYQNLVKFGLGGKQGSGEQMFSWIHIEDLYRIVRFIEAREDLNGVFNCGSPNPVQNKELMRLLRQSMGRDFGMPATDWMLKAGAVVIRTEPELILKSRWVLPSRLLRAGFIFAYPTLKLALEEINSENMKNTNTA; encoded by the coding sequence ATGTCAAAAAGGGTTGTGTTAGCGGGAGGTACGGGATTCATTGGCCAATATTTCGAGAAAAAATATCGAGAGGAAGGATATGATATTGTCATCATATCCAGGCAAGAGCCCCATATAAATTGGAATGACCGTGAGGGGATATTGGAGGCTGTCGATGGAGCATCCCTTGTCATAAACCTAGCCGGAAAATCCGTAAACTGCCGTTATAACGAAAGGAATAAAAAGGAAATATTGAATTCGCGGATCGACACGACACTGATTATTGGCGAAACAATTGAGAAATGTGAAAAACCGCCTGCGCTTTGGATTAATTCGAGCACAGCAACAATCTACCGTCATGCAGAGGACCGCCCGATGACAGAGGATCATGGGGAAGAGGGCGAAGGATTTTCCGTTAATGTCGGGAAACGTTGGGAGGAAGTGTTCTTCTGCTTCAACCTGCCGTCTACTAGGCAGGCGGCCTTAAGGATTACCATTGCGTTAGGAAAAGACGGAGGAGTGATTCCTGTCTATCAAAACCTGGTGAAATTTGGTTTAGGCGGGAAGCAGGGGTCTGGCGAGCAGATGTTCAGCTGGATTCATATTGAAGATCTCTATCGAATCGTCCGTTTCATTGAAGCAAGGGAGGACTTGAACGGGGTATTCAATTGCGGTTCCCCGAATCCGGTTCAGAATAAGGAACTCATGCGCTTATTAAGGCAATCCATGGGCAGGGATTTCGGAATGCCAGCCACTGATTGGATGTTAAAGGCCGGGGCGGTGGTCATTCGAACAGAGCCTGAGCTAATCCTCAAAAGCCGATGGGTGCTGCCAAGCCGTCTGCTTCGAGCAGGGTTCATATTCGCCTATCCAACCTTGAAACTGGCACTTGAAGAAATTAATTCTGAGAACATGAAAAACACCAATACAGCATAG
- a CDS encoding ATP-grasp domain-containing protein, translating to MIKGIILYEREDYEKNQWFANRFIEEGPKHGLELQLILTDQLALGSEGGRLFIQQGKEKWESVPDFAINRSRNSRLALQLEWMGCKVFNSSAVTDICNDKAKTHQLINAHGIRSVKTLYGLSDWENHGMEYPLIVKTLAGHGGSEVHKVDNKEQLAEYVDQYGVEQILIQEMCLNPGTDIRAFCMGGEIVACVKRQSTESFKSNYSLGGRADAYSLSSKERRLVMSILSIMKFDFVGIDFLIDEKGELLFNEIEDAVGTRTLYQNYDIDIVQKYLDYIRNNLVT from the coding sequence ATGATAAAAGGAATCATTCTTTATGAACGTGAGGACTATGAGAAGAATCAATGGTTTGCGAATCGTTTTATTGAGGAGGGGCCGAAGCATGGTCTGGAGCTGCAACTGATTTTGACAGATCAACTTGCTCTTGGTTCTGAGGGGGGCCGTTTATTTATTCAACAAGGAAAGGAAAAATGGGAGAGTGTACCCGATTTTGCCATTAACCGGAGCCGCAACAGCCGCCTTGCCCTGCAGCTTGAATGGATGGGCTGCAAAGTGTTCAATTCATCAGCTGTAACGGATATATGTAATGATAAGGCCAAGACACATCAGCTCATAAACGCACATGGCATTAGGTCTGTTAAGACCCTTTATGGGCTTTCAGACTGGGAAAACCACGGAATGGAATACCCGCTCATAGTGAAGACATTAGCTGGCCATGGCGGAAGTGAGGTGCATAAGGTTGACAATAAAGAGCAATTGGCTGAATATGTGGACCAGTATGGGGTTGAACAAATCCTCATTCAGGAAATGTGCCTCAATCCGGGTACTGATATCAGAGCCTTTTGCATGGGCGGGGAGATCGTCGCTTGCGTGAAAAGACAGTCAACAGAAAGCTTTAAGTCGAACTATTCCTTAGGCGGGAGGGCTGACGCCTACTCCTTATCCTCCAAGGAACGAAGGTTGGTCATGAGCATCTTATCCATCATGAAATTTGATTTTGTAGGTATCGATTTCTTGATTGATGAAAAGGGTGAGCTCCTATTTAATGAAATTGAGGATGCTGTAGGGACGAGAACCCTTTATCAAAATTATGATATTGACATTGTACAAAAATATTTAGATTATATAAGGAATAATTTGGTAACATAG
- a CDS encoding ATP-grasp domain-containing protein has product MGKQTGWLVYNGALNSAKFNEIHEWYRQTAKRKNLALELVANQELLSVIENGQAVVKWDKRIPYPDFILFLDKDIRLARQLERQGFRLFNRADAVAACDDKIATFQRLAGKGIRMPKTIFSPLMYEGTKEKNTSFIDLVEQELSYPIIIKEAYGSFGEQVYLVRNREELAARRNELLYLPHLYQEFIESSFGRDCRIHVVGSKVVAAMMRVSETDFRANVTNGGVMRPFQPPADFCELAIAASEQIGAEFSGVDLLFGQEGEPVLCEVNSNAHIKNIYDCTGIDVTEAIFDHIIQAVGK; this is encoded by the coding sequence ATGGGAAAACAAACAGGATGGCTGGTCTATAACGGGGCATTGAATTCAGCCAAATTTAACGAAATTCATGAATGGTATCGGCAGACTGCCAAGAGAAAGAACCTTGCCCTAGAACTTGTGGCAAACCAGGAATTACTGAGTGTAATAGAGAATGGACAGGCTGTCGTTAAATGGGATAAACGGATTCCCTATCCTGATTTCATTCTATTCCTTGATAAGGATATCCGGCTTGCGAGGCAGCTAGAGAGGCAAGGGTTCCGGCTATTCAATCGTGCTGATGCGGTTGCGGCCTGTGATGATAAGATTGCTACCTTTCAGAGGCTGGCAGGCAAAGGCATACGTATGCCGAAAACCATTTTTTCTCCGCTGATGTACGAGGGAACGAAAGAAAAGAATACTTCCTTTATTGACTTGGTTGAACAGGAGCTGAGTTATCCAATCATTATTAAAGAGGCTTATGGTTCATTCGGTGAACAAGTATACCTCGTTCGGAATCGAGAAGAATTGGCAGCAAGAAGAAATGAGCTTTTGTATTTGCCACATTTATATCAAGAATTCATTGAAAGCAGTTTTGGACGTGATTGTAGAATTCATGTGGTTGGCAGCAAGGTGGTTGCGGCGATGATGAGAGTTTCCGAAACAGATTTCCGGGCGAATGTGACCAATGGAGGCGTGATGAGGCCGTTTCAGCCGCCCGCTGATTTTTGTGAGCTGGCGATAGCCGCAAGCGAACAGATTGGGGCAGAATTCTCTGGAGTGGATCTATTATTTGGACAGGAGGGTGAGCCAGTCTTATGTGAGGTCAATTCTAATGCCCATATTAAAAATATTTATGACTGCACAGGAATCGATGTTACTGAGGCCATCTTTGACCATATCATCCAGGCGGTAGGAAAATGA
- a CDS encoding YqcI/YcgG family protein, whose amino-acid sequence MSERRMYKRTDIANESAIPSWGKEAYKKWHEIVSDYHFPCHFGVQAEKADHLRYCFAEEQELSHLPEALIQFLTLSRNHPEKRHALVLFVKPGQTWNSFDDYHDYFWEVLSFLHEQDPLPWPENIPLNPDDPLWEFSFGGEPIFISGNAPIYEKHTTRNVGPCLVLIFQPRRIFQDITYETPQGKRAIDAIRRKVEAIEGMPIHPDLGAYDDEEKREWKQYMITDDNQPAIGKCPMSGRLVKKRPSTP is encoded by the coding sequence ATGAGCGAAAGACGAATGTATAAACGGACCGACATTGCAAACGAATCAGCCATTCCATCATGGGGCAAGGAAGCTTACAAGAAATGGCATGAGATCGTATCAGATTATCATTTCCCCTGTCATTTTGGGGTACAGGCAGAGAAAGCAGATCATCTGCGTTACTGCTTTGCAGAGGAACAGGAACTCTCACATCTGCCAGAGGCATTAATTCAATTTCTTACACTCTCTAGGAATCACCCCGAAAAACGCCATGCCCTCGTTCTTTTTGTGAAACCAGGTCAGACCTGGAATAGCTTTGATGATTACCATGATTATTTCTGGGAAGTTCTTTCTTTCCTGCATGAACAGGATCCACTCCCTTGGCCAGAGAACATTCCGCTCAACCCAGATGACCCATTATGGGAATTTTCCTTCGGGGGTGAACCGATTTTCATTTCCGGGAATGCGCCAATCTACGAAAAGCACACAACCAGGAATGTAGGTCCATGCCTTGTGCTGATTTTTCAGCCAAGGAGAATTTTTCAGGATATCACCTATGAGACTCCCCAAGGAAAACGAGCCATTGATGCCATTCGCCGTAAAGTAGAAGCAATTGAAGGAATGCCTATCCATCCCGATTTAGGTGCTTATGATGACGAAGAAAAGCGGGAATGGAAACAGTACATGATAACGGATGACAATCAACCGGCCATAGGGAAATGTCCAATGAGCGGCCGATTAGTCAAAAAAAGACCGTCAACTCCATAA
- a CDS encoding SOS response-associated peptidase produces the protein MCGRFTLFSTYETIIERFAIAAGAIDEADFQKSYNIAPSQQVLAVINDGSQNRLGYLRWGFIPSWAKDERIGYKMINARAESLSEKRSFRNAYQNRRCLIVADAFYEWKRTEEGKTPYCITLKSNEPFGFAGLWETWKSPDGSSVHSCTIITTDANEAVSFVHDRMPVILKQEAEQLWLNPSVHDTAILDKVLTPYNTDEMEIFEVSKEVNLPRNNSSKLIERIG, from the coding sequence ATGTGCGGGAGATTTACCTTATTTTCGACGTATGAAACAATCATTGAACGATTTGCGATTGCAGCAGGAGCAATCGATGAGGCAGACTTTCAGAAGAGCTATAATATTGCCCCTTCCCAGCAGGTGCTTGCCGTTATCAATGATGGCTCACAAAATCGGCTGGGCTATTTGCGGTGGGGATTTATTCCTTCCTGGGCAAAGGATGAACGGATTGGCTATAAAATGATTAATGCCCGTGCGGAGAGCTTGAGTGAAAAAAGGAGTTTCCGGAATGCGTATCAAAATCGCCGCTGCCTCATTGTTGCGGATGCCTTTTATGAGTGGAAAAGGACGGAGGAAGGGAAAACTCCCTATTGTATTACGCTGAAATCCAATGAGCCATTCGGATTTGCGGGACTATGGGAGACGTGGAAATCGCCGGATGGGAGTTCAGTCCATTCCTGTACCATCATTACAACTGATGCAAATGAAGCAGTTTCTTTCGTGCATGACCGTATGCCTGTCATTTTAAAGCAAGAGGCTGAACAGCTGTGGTTAAATCCGAGCGTTCATGATACAGCCATCTTGGACAAGGTGTTAACTCCGTACAATACGGATGAGATGGAAATCTTTGAGGTATCAAAAGAGGTAAACTTGCCGAGGAATAATTCATCCAAGCTGATTGAACGTATAGGCTGA
- a CDS encoding spore coat protein, with protein sequence MSNGSLAYHEALELHELVAMESNMLMTLKKEVGNVPCQELKNLYTATIKVMQRYLKDLLAFFPKAPTREDAEERAQLDKGYYAGSILIQVKTLIRSYAIAITETATPVLRRTLVNQLNGLIDLHAQIFHYMSKKGLYHAFDMQKLIDSDIKNANKAIDMKY encoded by the coding sequence ATGAGCAATGGCTCACTGGCTTATCATGAGGCACTTGAGCTCCATGAATTAGTCGCAATGGAATCGAATATGCTAATGACGTTGAAGAAGGAAGTCGGCAATGTACCTTGTCAAGAATTAAAGAATCTTTATACTGCCACGATAAAGGTGATGCAGCGCTATTTAAAGGATTTGCTCGCCTTCTTTCCAAAGGCACCAACAAGAGAGGATGCCGAAGAGCGTGCCCAATTGGATAAGGGATATTATGCAGGAAGTATCTTGATTCAGGTCAAGACGCTAATCCGCTCATATGCCATTGCCATTACGGAAACAGCAACACCGGTATTGAGAAGAACCTTGGTGAATCAGCTGAATGGATTGATTGACCTGCATGCGCAAATCTTTCATTATATGAGCAAGAAAGGGTTGTATCATGCATTTGATATGCAGAAGCTGATTGATTCAGATATCAAGAACGCCAATAAGGCGATTGATATGAAGTACTAG
- a CDS encoding phosphatidylglycerophosphatase A family protein, with translation MKKEHVHSKTVTKAAKQALHKRGVSIDSIAKIVYQMQLPYNDNLTMEDCIYSIERVLMKREIQHAILVGVELDMLAEKKMLSEPLQSIVESDEPLFGVDETIAFGATLSYGSIGVTTFGHLDKNKIGIIRYLDTKKEGSGVNTFLDDLVAAIAASAASRLAHRERDIEESLTEKEIKDIDHEELIG, from the coding sequence ATGAAAAAAGAGCATGTACACAGTAAAACCGTCACGAAAGCCGCAAAGCAGGCTTTGCATAAACGTGGTGTCAGTATTGATTCTATTGCTAAAATTGTCTATCAAATGCAATTACCCTATAACGATAATTTAACGATGGAAGATTGTATATACAGTATCGAACGTGTTCTCATGAAGAGGGAGATTCAGCATGCCATTTTAGTGGGAGTGGAACTGGATATGCTTGCGGAGAAAAAGATGCTGTCTGAGCCTTTACAGTCTATAGTGGAATCGGATGAGCCGTTATTTGGCGTTGATGAAACCATCGCCTTTGGAGCAACCCTTAGTTACGGCAGCATTGGGGTGACGACATTTGGTCATCTCGACAAAAATAAAATAGGAATTATCCGCTATTTAGATACGAAGAAAGAAGGGAGCGGCGTTAACACATTCCTTGATGATTTGGTGGCAGCCATTGCTGCTAGCGCTGCATCGCGATTAGCTCATCGTGAACGTGACATAGAGGAATCCTTGACAGAAAAAGAAATAAAAGATATCGATCATGAAGAGTTGATAGGCTGA
- a CDS encoding alpha/beta hydrolase, whose protein sequence is MSRRTGTIIDKMFHSEALQEEVPLLLYLPASFSPLYKYSLLIAQDGKDYFQMGKIGRVADRLLEEGKIENIIIVGIPYRNSEDRWDKYYPGGDKFEAYKRFLARELLPYLEEEYPTYHIGMSRALIGDSLGATVSLMTALDYPHTFGKAALHSPLVNESVLEAVEQFSYPHLMHIYHVIGNKETAVQTTRQEVIDFLTPNRELNLLIESQGFPSFFEEIDGGDHTWRSWQADMERTLLWLFGN, encoded by the coding sequence ATGTCCAGACGAACAGGCACCATCATCGATAAGATGTTTCACAGCGAGGCTTTGCAGGAAGAGGTCCCTTTACTCCTCTATCTCCCTGCGTCATTTTCTCCGCTCTATAAGTATTCCCTTCTCATCGCACAGGACGGGAAGGATTATTTCCAAATGGGCAAGATTGGGAGAGTAGCAGACCGTTTACTAGAGGAGGGGAAAATCGAAAATATTATCATAGTGGGTATTCCTTATCGTAACAGCGAAGACCGTTGGGATAAATACTACCCTGGCGGTGATAAATTTGAAGCCTATAAGCGGTTTCTTGCCCGCGAGCTCCTGCCATACCTAGAGGAGGAGTATCCAACCTATCATATTGGCATGAGCCGGGCGCTTATCGGTGACTCCCTCGGAGCAACCGTTTCTTTAATGACCGCCCTTGATTACCCGCACACCTTCGGAAAGGCTGCCCTCCATTCGCCTCTCGTCAACGAGAGCGTTCTAGAGGCTGTCGAACAGTTTTCTTATCCGCATCTCATGCATATTTACCATGTGATTGGCAATAAGGAAACAGCGGTTCAAACGACCAGGCAGGAGGTCATTGATTTTCTAACCCCTAACCGGGAATTGAACCTGCTTATTGAAAGTCAAGGATTCCCTTCTTTCTTTGAGGAAATAGACGGCGGTGATCACACTTGGCGCTCTTGGCAGGCAGATATGGAACGAACACTGTTATGGCTATTCGGGAATTAA
- a CDS encoding 2'-5' RNA ligase family protein, with the protein MNFGIAIFPSKKLQDLANSYRKRYDAHYKFIPPHVTLKSTFSSTEEEDIKRISTILKEVSTKHEPFTLKVLKVSTFQPINNVIYLKIDPNPELFNLHEALHTEELGTDKPYTFVPHLTIGQDLSDKEMHDVLGQLSLMKFEHEETVDRFHLLYQLENGTWTVYETFLLGKDQ; encoded by the coding sequence ATGAACTTTGGCATTGCCATTTTTCCTTCAAAAAAGCTGCAGGACCTAGCTAATTCATATCGAAAACGCTACGATGCACACTACAAATTCATTCCGCCGCATGTAACGCTCAAGTCAACCTTTTCATCCACCGAAGAAGAAGACATCAAACGAATTTCAACTATACTAAAAGAAGTTTCAACCAAGCATGAGCCCTTTACCTTAAAGGTCTTAAAGGTAAGTACCTTTCAACCAATCAATAACGTCATTTACTTAAAGATTGACCCGAATCCAGAACTGTTCAATCTTCATGAAGCCCTTCACACGGAAGAGCTTGGCACGGATAAGCCTTATACATTTGTTCCGCATTTAACGATTGGCCAAGACCTTTCTGATAAGGAAATGCATGATGTACTCGGCCAGTTGAGCTTAATGAAATTTGAACATGAAGAAACCGTTGATCGCTTCCACCTTCTTTATCAGCTGGAAAATGGGACATGGACAGTATATGAAACATTCTTACTTGGAAAGGACCAGTAA
- a CDS encoding GNAT family N-acetyltransferase — protein sequence MDIKIVTNEEELQQAYQVRKIVFVDEQKVTVEEEIDHLEEESTHFLVMNENDEPIGAGRFRIVDNYGKVERICVLPQARSTGVGRSLMEAIEQHALSQGLEITKLNAQVQAIPFYKSLGYGIISEEFLDAGIPHRTMKKRL from the coding sequence ATGGACATCAAGATCGTCACGAACGAAGAAGAATTACAACAGGCTTATCAAGTACGAAAGATTGTTTTTGTCGATGAACAAAAGGTGACTGTTGAGGAAGAAATCGATCATCTTGAGGAGGAATCCACTCATTTTCTCGTCATGAATGAGAATGATGAACCGATTGGAGCCGGTCGCTTCCGTATTGTTGATAACTACGGGAAGGTTGAACGCATTTGTGTCTTGCCACAAGCCCGTTCAACCGGTGTTGGGCGCTCCTTAATGGAAGCCATTGAGCAGCATGCCCTTTCACAAGGACTGGAGATTACGAAGCTTAATGCGCAGGTACAGGCAATTCCTTTTTACAAATCACTTGGCTATGGCATTATATCTGAGGAATTTCTTGATGCCGGAATCCCTCATCGAACAATGAAAAAACGGCTGTAA
- a CDS encoding UvrD-helicase domain-containing protein, whose protein sequence is MKTAYWKNEYITLEDWPKEAYTRVHEAGKNGELHCPSCHQAVIFYLGIHDNPHFIHKDASVPPCPEKPKAKSGAVPATKESVEYGGFRLPQSRSITAVESNRNHDWQPSFHIKNLPPFVQLAASHLASSHPFVEMLKEHGWPLDEEQSKAVTTDASHLLVLAGAGSGKTRVLTSRTAYLLLEKGVNPKSVMLVTFTSKAALEMKERLKKMPGMNPSMLQSLYTGTFHAIFYRILMHHDPHKWNSAKLIKFDGEKEYILKMAASELGFDEREFAFDACIQQIGKWKNDLYLPSDVRPEGDFEHSALELYKKYEQYKETHDKFDFDDMQTGCYTLLKSDQALLKAYQNRFRYFLLDEFQDINRVQYEIMRLLTDRAEHICFVGDDDQAIYSFRGSDSSFLLNLSLDFPDLETVYLAANYRSGHKIVQTANQIIAQNHVRTPKKMRALHDQSPAPVLFYPHDEEMESVMIMTDIMEKIRNGASPNDFAILYRTNVMSRAIFERLAVSSLPFRVDADYDSFYNRRAVKGILAFLKASLNPDDPSMLNDLLPPLYLRKTAAQDAKALSILNDCTLLDALAHIGGLKPFQKKTIEKAVSVIRTLKEMRPDVAIEIIEKELGFQNYLKKRGNEGNKMDKGSDEIKDVKVAASKFTSVQDFVDHATHMVAMSKEVKKRSKDEPFAIQLGTIHRSKGLEYKYVYLLGCVEGCMPHDYALEAWRDGDRKPIEEERRLLYVAVTRACSELYMSISSKRRGKSAKPSRFLNSLKKGAAMTAK, encoded by the coding sequence ATGAAAACAGCTTATTGGAAGAATGAATATATTACATTGGAAGATTGGCCGAAAGAGGCTTATACACGTGTTCATGAGGCCGGTAAGAACGGTGAATTGCATTGTCCCTCATGCCATCAAGCAGTTATTTTCTATTTGGGGATTCATGATAATCCCCACTTTATTCATAAAGATGCGTCAGTCCCGCCATGCCCTGAAAAGCCAAAAGCAAAAAGCGGTGCTGTACCTGCAACAAAGGAAAGTGTCGAGTACGGAGGATTCCGACTGCCTCAGTCTCGTTCCATCACAGCTGTTGAATCAAATCGGAATCACGATTGGCAGCCATCCTTTCACATTAAAAACCTGCCTCCATTCGTTCAGTTGGCAGCCAGCCATCTCGCTAGCTCCCATCCCTTTGTAGAGATGCTGAAGGAACATGGCTGGCCGCTCGATGAGGAGCAATCTAAAGCCGTAACAACCGATGCCAGCCATCTGCTGGTCCTTGCCGGTGCCGGAAGCGGTAAGACTAGGGTGCTCACTTCCCGCACTGCCTATCTTCTGCTTGAGAAGGGAGTCAATCCTAAGTCTGTCATGCTTGTCACCTTCACCTCTAAGGCTGCCCTTGAGATGAAAGAACGACTTAAAAAGATGCCAGGCATGAATCCTTCCATGCTGCAGTCGCTGTATACCGGTACGTTTCACGCGATTTTTTATCGGATTCTCATGCACCATGATCCGCATAAATGGAACTCTGCAAAACTAATTAAATTTGATGGAGAAAAAGAATATATTCTTAAGATGGCAGCTTCTGAGCTTGGATTTGATGAACGGGAATTTGCGTTTGATGCCTGCATACAGCAAATTGGCAAATGGAAGAATGACCTGTACCTGCCGAGCGATGTCCGCCCAGAAGGTGATTTCGAACACTCTGCTTTAGAGCTTTACAAGAAATATGAGCAATATAAAGAAACGCACGATAAATTTGATTTTGATGATATGCAGACTGGCTGCTATACACTTCTGAAATCCGACCAAGCTCTTCTGAAAGCCTATCAAAATCGTTTCCGCTATTTTCTTTTGGATGAGTTTCAGGATATTAATAGAGTGCAATATGAAATTATGCGATTGCTGACGGACAGAGCCGAGCACATCTGCTTCGTAGGTGATGATGATCAGGCCATCTATTCATTCCGCGGAAGTGATTCATCCTTCCTGCTGAATTTATCACTCGACTTCCCTGATCTTGAAACGGTTTATCTTGCCGCTAATTACCGTTCAGGTCATAAGATCGTCCAGACCGCCAATCAAATCATTGCTCAAAACCATGTCCGCACACCAAAGAAAATGAGGGCTCTTCATGATCAATCACCGGCTCCTGTCCTGTTTTATCCACATGATGAGGAGATGGAAAGTGTGATGATTATGACGGATATCATGGAAAAGATTCGAAATGGTGCTTCACCAAATGATTTTGCGATTCTTTATAGAACAAATGTGATGAGTCGAGCCATCTTTGAACGCCTAGCTGTCTCAAGCCTTCCTTTCAGAGTAGATGCTGATTATGATTCCTTTTATAATCGCCGGGCCGTTAAGGGCATCCTCGCTTTCTTGAAGGCAAGCCTGAACCCGGATGATCCTAGTATGTTAAATGACTTACTCCCGCCCCTTTATTTGCGGAAAACAGCAGCCCAGGATGCAAAGGCCCTATCCATCTTGAATGATTGCACCTTGCTTGACGCTTTAGCCCATATCGGCGGATTAAAGCCGTTCCAAAAGAAAACCATCGAGAAGGCTGTATCCGTTATCCGCACATTGAAAGAGATGCGCCCAGATGTCGCGATTGAAATAATCGAGAAAGAGCTCGGCTTCCAAAACTATTTAAAAAAACGCGGCAATGAGGGCAATAAGATGGATAAAGGATCTGATGAAATCAAGGATGTGAAAGTAGCCGCAAGCAAATTCACATCTGTGCAGGACTTTGTCGATCATGCTACCCATATGGTCGCGATGTCTAAGGAGGTCAAGAAACGTTCCAAGGATGAGCCATTCGCCATACAGCTTGGCACGATTCACCGCTCCAAAGGGCTGGAGTATAAATATGTATACCTCTTAGGATGTGTGGAAGGCTGCATGCCTCATGACTATGCACTGGAAGCATGGCGTGATGGAGACCGCAAGCCTATTGAGGAGGAAAGACGCCTATTATATGTAGCTGTTACCCGGGCATGCTCCGAGCTTTATATGTCCATTTCATCAAAAAGGCGCGGCAAATCAGCCAAACCTTCCCGTTTCTTAAACAGCTTGAAAAAAGGAGCCGCCATGACCGCAAAATAA